From Aspergillus fumigatus Af293 chromosome 3, whole genome shotgun sequence, a single genomic window includes:
- a CDS encoding putative C2H2 finger domain protein, whose product MGQSQSTNSQDNAHSTEPLSKGRKEDYYELLGIEHDASTDEIRKAYKRKALELHPDKNYGNVEAATKMFAEIQTAYQVLSDPQERSWYDTHKDAFLSRDEQPSSSEYCYDSRMTTSGDILKLFSKFSPRMEFSDSPSGFFGGLREIFARLALEEEMACRADKLEFVGYPTFGSQCDTFEDVVRPFYSVWSSFSTKKSFAWKDIHRYSDAPDRRVRRLMEKENKRLREEGIREFNEAVRSLVAFVKKRDPRYKRGTQSEAQRRELLRQTAAAQAAKSRAVNQAKLREHVIPDWAKSEEAEEEDVDSSGSELEQFECIICRKAFKSLNQFNAHERSKKHVKAVKQLRWEMRAENESLNLDQYMAPYTDHVQLERCNDDSAASSFSREESGKVQCGGNASDQNIAPIMEDTQEERGREFTKADTIFPVTHTSRDSSNSSATILNPTGSDDISERADDAVDLLCKKLSASSLGQSQSTEIKKTSKAKQKRARKAAQQARVHHAGLICTTCNAAFPSKTQLFAHLRKYDHAQPPIR is encoded by the exons ATGGGCCAATCTCAATCTACAAATTCCCAGGATAATGCACATTCCACTGAACCTTTGTCcaaagggaggaaagaagatTATTATGAACTCCTGGGGATAGAACATGACGCCTCCACAGATGA AATAAGGAAAGCATACAAAAGAAAAGCTCTCGAGCTGCACCCAGATAAAAACTATGGAAATGTCGAAGCTGCAACGAAAATGTTCGCAGAAATCCAAACTGCATATCAAGTTCTTTCAGATCCTCAGGAGCGCTCATGGTATGATACTCACAAAGATGCGTTTTTGAGTCGCGATGAGCAACCAAGTAGTAGCGAATACTGCTATGATAGCCGTATGACAACCTCTGGTGACATTTTAAAACTGTTCTCCAAGTTCAGTCCTCGAATGGAATTCTCAGATTCTCCATCTGGATTCTTCGGCGGCCTTCGAGAGATATTTGCCCGGCTTGCtctcgaggaagaaatgGCATGTCGCGCAGACAAGTTGGAGTTTGTTGGCTACCCAACCTTTGGGTCACAATGTGACACTTTTGAAGACGTCGTACGCCCCTTCTATAGTGTCTGGAGTAGCTTTTCAACCAAGAAATCTTTCGCCTGGAAAGATATTCACCGGTATTCCGATGCTCCAGATCGTCGCGTGCGCAgattgatggagaaagaaaataagCGGTTGAGAGAGGAAGGTATCCGCGAATTCAACGAAGCTGTCAGATCGCTTGTAGCCTTTGTTAAAAAGAGGGACCCGCGCTATAAGAGAGGCACCCAAAGCGAAGCGCAGCGCCGGGAGCTCCTCCGTCAAACTGCCGCTGCACAAGCTGCTAAATCAAGAGCAGTAAATCAAGCAAAGCTGCGTGAGCATGTTATACCTGACTGGGCGAAGTCAGaggaggctgaagaagaggatgtGGATAGTTCGGGTTCTGAACTTGAGCAATTCGAGTGCATCATTTGCCGGAAGGCTTTCAAGAGCCTGAATCAATTCAACGCACATGAACGTAGCAAGAAACACGTCAAGGCCGTCAAACAACTTCGCTGGGAGATGAGAGCAGAAAATGAGTCCCTCAATCTCGACCAGTATATGGCGCCATACACCGACCATGTTCAGTTAGAGCGATGCAACGACGactcagcagcttcctccttcagtCGTGAAGAGAGTGGTAAGGTCCAATGTGGAGGCAATGCTTCCGATCAAAACATTGCACCCATCATGGAAGACACACAAGAGGAACGTGGTCGCGAATTCACAAAAGCTGATACCATATTTCCTGTGACACATACTAGCCGCGATTCGAGCAATTCAAGCGCAACCATTCTCAATCCCACAGGCTCGGACGATATCTCTGAGAGGGCagatgatgctgttgactTACTATGCAAAAAATTATCAGCCTCCTCCTTAGGTCAGAGTCAATCAACTGAAATCAAAAAGACTAGCAAGGCCAAACAGAAACGCGCTCGAAAGGCGGCTCAGCAGGCTCGGGTTCACCATGCCGGATTAATCTGTACCACCTGCAACGCTGCATTTCCATCCAAAACTCAGCTTTTTGCACACTTGAGGAAGTATGACCATGCCCAGCCGCCAATAAGATAG
- a CDS encoding cysteine protease ATG4, whose amino-acid sequence MTDDTADVYEDKFLDAANDGRGSFRPTLILIGTRLGIDRITPVYWDAVKTTLQLPQSVGIAGGRPSASHYFVGVQGSHLFYLDPHQTRPALPQRNIDDPYTDEEIETYHTRRLRRIHIRDMDPSMLIGFIIKDREDWAHWKSGVSAQEKPIVHVLSESNTAVFKGREGAIDEIPISGRGRKIVQPAPKSELCYTAFSSRMNHEHIQPKGHQQVKKKGKISNHPMTH is encoded by the exons ATGACCGATGACACAGCAGATGTGTATGAAGATAAATTTCTGGATGCTGCTAACGACGGGAGAGGATCATTCAGACCAACACTGATATTAATTGGGACGCGACTGGGAATCGATCGTATTACACCCGTGTACTGGGATGCGGTAAAAACCACATTGCAACTCCCCCAATCCGTAGGAATAGCTGG TGGACGCCCATCAGCATCGCATTACTTTGTCGGTGTTCAAGGCTCGCACCTATTTTACCTTGACCCCCATCAGACTCGCCCAGCGTTGCCGCAGCGCAATATCGATGACCCATACACAGATGAAGAGATAGAAACCTATCATACTCGTCGCCTCAGGAGAATCCATATTCGAGACATGGATCCGAGCATGCTTATCGGCTTCATTAtaaaagacagagaagacTGGGCACACTGGAAGAGCGGGGTATCTGCTCAGGAGAAACCTATTGTACATGTGCTCAGCGAATCAAACACTGCCGTCTTCAAAGGCCGTGAAGGGGCGATCGATGAG ATTCCGATTTCTGGTAGGGGAAGGAAAATTGTGCAACCAGCCCCAAAATCCGAGTTATGTTACACCGCATTCTCGTCGCGAATGAACCATGAACACATTCAACCCAAAGGGCATCAGcaagtaaaaaaaaaaggaaaaatatCAAACCATCCCATGACACATTAA
- the htb1 gene encoding histone H2B family protein, whose amino-acid sequence MPPKAAEKKPSTGGKAPAGKAPAEKKEAGKKTAAAATGDKKKRGKTRKETYSSYIYKVLKQVHPDTGISTRAMSILNSFVNDIFERVATEASKLAAYNKKSTISSREIQTSVRLILPGELAKHAVSEGTKAVTKYSSSAK is encoded by the exons ATGCCTCCCAAAGctgccgagaagaagcctaGCACTGGTGGCAAGGCACCCGCTGGAAAGGCTCctgctgagaagaaggaagctggCAAGAAGACAgccgctgctgccactggcgacaagaagaagcgtggCAAGACCAGGAAGGAGACCTATTCCTCCTACATCTATAAGG TTCTCAAACAGGTTCATCCAGACACTGGTATCTCGACTCGTGCCATGTCTATCCTGAACTCCTTTGTCAATG ATATCTTTGAGCGCGTCGCCACGGAGGCGTCGAAGCTTGCTGCTTACAACAAGAAATCGACCATCTCGTCGAGGGAGATCCAGACTTC TGTTCGGCTCATCCTCCCTGGTGAGTTGGCGAAGCACGCCGTTTCGGAAGGCACAAAGGCGGTCACGAagtactcttcttctgccaAATAG
- a CDS encoding histone H2A, translating into MTGGKSGGKASGSKNAQSRSSKAGLAFPVGRVHRLLRKGNYAQRVGAGAPVYLAAVLEYLAAEILELAGNAARDNKKTRIIPRHLQLAIRNDEELNKLLGHVTIAQGGVLPNIHQSRFRTLFSSSLYFLTNFQTFYQRRLLRVERVLARSFNCPIFLSFLFGFLNRRALVSHDVITGFWTGHNYGSVFHAFTYGCTLCLRALNDTDSFLNEICLSETMGILVNLTLSRHKGLYLQSFLQYTTKAFLHFNINVQSNVQDRSFEVRY; encoded by the exons ATGACTGGAGGCAAATCCGGAGGCAAAGCCAGCGGCAGCAAGAACGCGCAGTC GCGCTCTTCGAAGGCTGGACTTGCCTTCCCCGTCGGTCGTGTTCACCGTTTGCTGCGCAAGGGTAACTACGCTCAACGTGTTGGTGCTG GTGCTCCGGTTTACTTGGCCGCTGTTTTGGAGTATCTCGCTGCTGAAATCCTGGAGTTGGCTGGCAACGCTGCCCGTGACAACAAGAAGACTCGTATCAttcctcgccatctccaGCTTGCCATTCGTAATGATGAGGAATTGAACAAGCTGCTTGGCCACGTGACAATTGCGCAGGGTGGTGTCTTGCCCAACATTCACCAAAGTAGGTTTCGCACTTTGTTCTCGTCTTCGCTATATTTTCTAACAAATTTCCAGACCTTCTACCAAAGAAGACTCCTAAGAGTGGAAAGGGTCCTAGCCAGGAGCTTTAATTGTCctatttttctttctttcctgttCGGGTTTCTCAATCGGCGTGCTTTGGTTTCTCATGATGTGATAACGGGGTTCTGGACTGGGCACAATTATGGCTCTGTTTTTCATGCTTTTACTTATGGTTGTACATTATGCTTACGGGCATTGAATGATACCGACAGCTTTCTTAATGAAATTTGTCTTTCGGAGACGATGGGAATATTAGTAAATCTAACGCTAAGTAGACATAAGGGCCTGTACCTTCAGTCGTTCTTACAGTACACCACTAAAGCATTTCTGCACTTTAACATAAATGTTCAAAGCAACGTCCAGGACAGAAGTTTCGAAGTACGTTATTAG
- a CDS encoding protein-L-isoaspartate O-methyltransferase, producing MAWYCSGTTNAELIENLSKEGLIKNDRVKKAMMGVDRAHYAPSRPYSDSPQPIGHGATISAPHMHGHACEYLVEFIKPGSRVLDIGSGSGYLTHVFANLVTDRSTNDASGQVIGVDHIPELVDLALANMSKSEQGRTLLNSGKVKFITADGRLGWREGAPYDAIHVGAAADKLHPVLIEQLRAPGRLFIPVDVENDDGPLSSLGLGGGQYIWVVDKKEDGSVHKEKIFQVSYVPLTDAPKRSA from the exons ATGGCTTGGTACTGTTCCGGCACTACAAATGCTGAGTTGATTGAGAACCTCTCCAAGGAAGGACTGATAAAAAATGATCGGGTGAAAAAAGCTATGATGGGT GTCGATCGCGCCCATTACGCGCCCTCGAGGCCATACTCCGACTCACCGCAACCTATCGGACATGGAGCGACGATTTCGGCGCCACACATGCATGGCCATGCTTGCGAATACTTAGTTGAGTTCATCAAGCCCGGATCCCGGGTACTGGATATCGGCTCAGGATCCGGTTATTTGACGCATGTCTTCGCAAATCTTGTTACAGATAGGTCTACCAATGATGCCAGTGGTCAGGTTATCGGAGTGGACCATATCCCAGAACTTGTTGACCTAGCCCTGGCGAACATGAGCAAGTCAGAGCAAGGTCGCACTCTCCTAAATTCCGGAAAAGTGAAATTCATCACCGCCGATGGTCGGCTTGGCTGGAGGGAAGGGGCACCTTACGATGCAATCCATGTGGGCGCAGCGGCAGATAAGTTACACCCGGTTCTCATTGAGCAGCTACGTGCCCCAGGACGCTTGTTCATACCCGTTGATGTGGAAAATGACGACGGACCCCTAAGTAGCCTTGGACTTGGTGGTGGACAGTACATATGGGTTGTTGACAAGAAAGAGGATGGCTCTGTTCACAAGGAGAAAATTTTCCAGGTTAGCTATGTGCCATTGACGGATGCGCCGAAGCGATCAGCCTAA
- a CDS encoding DnaJ and TPR domain protein — protein MLITLESFTVLLACFSVACGLQSAEIPPDTPLASLVASAKAHLASGSARDALLYFDAAVSRDPSNYLTIFQRGAAYLSLGRTAQALDDFDRVLQLKPDFESALLQRARLRTKTADWDGALHDFERAGKRLSDEYRETQEARDAAFQAFDAEKQGAWDDCVGRANTAISKASTSLSLRQTRAHCRFEKGEVEEGISDLVHVLQLSPGLIEPHLQISSMLFYALGDSERGISQIRKCLHSDPDSKACAQLYKKERQLIKRLEKLQKAMDSRKFNNAINLLVGVGDEKGLLNEVKDEFESAREAGHIHPGAPTNLHSSLVERTCEAYREVGMLKRAAPYCTEILRLKPHSLAALLFKGQIALDEERFEDAIRTLNEAREHHPGSQEVQTLMQKAHVLLKRFKHKDYYKVLGVSRDSDERTIKRAYRQLTKQHHPDKAVSQGVSKEEAEKKMAAINEAYEVLSDPELRARYDNGDDPNDPESQRGNPFQGNPFGAAGGQQFFFQQGAPHFKFSGQGFNFPRGFPFR, from the exons ATGCTCATTACTTTGGAGTCCTTCACAGTTTTACTGGCCTGTTTTTCAGTTGCTTGTGGCCTCCAGTCTGCGGAGATACCCCCTGATACTCCTCTAGCGTCTCTGGTCGCTTCAGCAAAAGCCCATCTTGCTAGTGGTTCTGCACGCGACGCTCTTCTCTACTTCGATGCGGCCGTGTCCCGAGATCCAAGCAACTATCTCACAATCTTCCAGCGAGGTGCTGCTTATTTGTCTCTCGGACGAACTGCACAGGCACTAGACGATTTTGACCGTGTCCTCCAGCTCAAACCGGACTTTGAAAGCGCACTCCTTCAACGAGCTCGCCTCAGGACCAAGACTGCTGACTGGGACGGTGCGCTGCATGACTTTGAAAGAGCTGGCAAGAGGCTTTCGGATGAGTATAGAGAAACCCAGGAGGCACGCGATGCCGCCTTCCAGGCATTCGACGCGGAGAAACAGGGAGCGTGGGACGATTGTGTAGGTCGAGCAAATACAGCGATCTCTAAAGCGAGCACATCGCTTAGTTTACGGCAAACTCGGGCACATTGTCGCTTCGAGAAAGGTGAAGTGGAAGAAGGTATCAGTGACCTTGTTCATGTGCTGCAATTGTCTCCTGGCTTGATCGAGCCTCATTTGCAAATATCGTCAATGTTATTCTATGCCCTAGGCGATAGTGAACGGGGTATCTCGCAAATTCGCAAATGTTTGCATTCGGATCCAGATTCGAAAGCATGTGCTCAGCTTTACAAGAAAGAGAGGCAACTAATCAAGAGGCTGGAGAAACTACAAAAAGCGATGGATTCACGAAAATTCAACAACGCTATCAACCTACTTGTAGGTGTAGGGGATGAGAAGGGTTTACTTAATGAGGTTAAGGACGAATTCGAAAGTGCGAGAGAGGCTGGCCACATCCATCCTGGAGCCCCGACCAATTTGCACTCATCCTTAGTTGAACGAACGTGCGAGGCCTACCGTGAG GTTGGTATGCTCAAACGGGCTGCTCCTTACTGCACCGAAATTCTCCGGCTAAAACCACATTCATTGGCTGCCCTTCTATTCAAAGGTCAGATAGCgctcgacgaggagcgtTTCGAGGACGCTATTCGCACCCTCAACGAAGCCAGAGAACATCACCCGGGATCTCAGGAAGTCCAGACGCTTATGCAGAAAGCACATGTGCTATTGAAACGCTTCAAGCATAAGGACTACTACAAAGTTCTGGGCGTCAGTCGTGACTCAGATGAGCGAACAATCAAAAGAGCTTATCGGCAGTTGACAAAGCAGCATCACCCTGACAAAGCCGTCTCGCAGGGCGTCTCAAAAGAGgaagctgagaagaagatggccgCTATAAACGAGGCATATGAAGTTTTGTCGGACCCCGAACTTAGAGCACGGTATGACAACGGCGACGATCCCAATGACCCCGAGTCGCAGAGGGGCAATCCCTTCCAAGGAAACCCCTTTGGTGCAGCCGGCGGCCAgcaattcttcttccagcaagGCGCGCCACACTTCAAATTCTCGGGTCAAGGATTCAACTTCCCCCGAGGCTTTCCCTTCCGTTAG
- a CDS encoding putative mitochondrial translation release factor (RF-1), giving the protein MYTAFCSRRGLQSNVIKLDVQDGPSDDRLSEAVVEIDADGAYDLLRTESGVHRVQRVPATETKGRTHTSAVSVMVLPSFPEAGPSMDSALNFDDPNSDYYVDPQEVRTEKMRASGAGGQHVNKTESAIRLTHIPTGIVVSMQDSRSQHANRKKAWQVLRAKLAEARQEAREQELVELRRGVLGGVARMGRGDKIRTYNYGQSRCTDHRSGITVHNLDNVLDGGESLETIMDSVRTWLADQEIAAISAENSINAVGK; this is encoded by the coding sequence ATGTACACTGCCTTTTGTTCTCGACGTGGTCTACAGTCCAATGTGATCAAGCTCGATGTGCAAGACGGGCCTTCAGATGATCGCCTGAGCGAAGCAGTTGTAGAGATCGACGCAGACGGAGCTTATGATCTTTTGAGGACCGAGTCTGGGGTCCATCGGGTGCAGAGAGTGCCGGCCACGGAGACTAAGGGACGTACCCATACAAGTGCGGTCAGCGTGATGGTTCTTCCCAGCTTCCCAGAGGCAGGTCCCAGTATGGACAGTGCTTTAAATTTCGACGACCCAAACAGTGACTACTATGTTGATCCCCAGGAAGTCCGCACCGAGAAGATGCGCGCGAGCGGAGCTGGAGGTCAGCATGTAAACAAAACCGAGTCAGCCATCCGGTTAACTCATATACCCACTGGAATTGTCGTTTCAATGCAGGATTCCCGGTCTCAGCATGCGAACCGGAAAAAGGCATGGCAAGTGCTACGAGCAAAACTGGCCGAGGCTagacaagaagctcgtgAGCAGGAACTTGTTGAATTAAGAAGAGGTGTTCTTGGAGGCGTCGCTCGGATGGGCCGTGGTGATAAGATCCGCACATACAATTATGGACAGAGTCGTTGCACTGATCACCGTAGCGGCATTACAGTGCACAATTTGGATAATGTTCTTGATGGCGGCGAAAGTCTTGAGACTATAATGGATAGTGTCAGAACTTGGCTGGCTGATCAGGAGATAGCAGCTATATCTGCAGAAAATTCGATAAATGCCGTCGGGAAGTAA
- a CDS encoding putative mitochondrial tricarboxylate transporter (Ctp), with protein MVTAEKDPKSKPSSLRSIIAGSSAGAVEIAITYPAEFAKTRSQLNRRLPDAKKLPWPPFGKQWYAGCTTLIIGNSLKAGIRFVAFDTFKSLLQDENGNISGPRTVIAGFGAGFTESLLAVTPFESIKTQLIDDRKSPNPRMRGFLHGSKIIFQERGLRGFFQGFVPTTARQAANSATRFSSYTMLKQLAQGYVAPGEKLGTASTFALGGIAGLITVYVTQPLDTVKTRMQSLEASKNYKNSFVCAARIFKDEGLLTFWSGAVPRLARLIMSGGIVFTMYEKTMEALDAIDPERKYI; from the exons ATGGTTACTGCGGAAAAAGACCCCAAGTCCAAG CCCAGCAGTTTGCGGTCCATCATAGCGGGCTCTTCCGCGGGAGCAGTTGAGATTG CAATAACTTACCCGGCAGAGT TCGCGAAGACAAGATCGCAGCTCAATCGCAGGCTCCCTGATGCCAAAAAGCTCCCATGGCCACCGTTTGGAAAACAATGGTATGCCGGATGCACGACTTTGATTATAGGGAATTCGCTTAAGGCTGGCATCC GCTTCGTTGCCTTCGACACATTCAAATCTCTACTTCAGGATGAAAACGGCAATATATCCGGTCCAAGGACCGTGATCGCCGGCTTCGGGGCTGGATTCACAGAGTCCCTACTAGCAGTGACCCCATTCGAAAGCATCAAGACACAGTT AATTGACGATAGAAAATCCCCAAATCCTCGTATGCGTGGATTCCTGCACGGCAGTAAGATCATCTTTCAGGAGAGAGGTCTTCGAGGCTTCTTTCAAGGGTTCGTTCCTACAACAGCGAGACAGGCGGCCAACTCGGCAACCAGATTCTCAAGCTACACAATGTTGAAGCAGTTGGCTCAGGGCTACGTCGCACCCGGCGAGAAGCTAGGAACTGCCAGTACGTTCGCTCTTGGTGGGATAGCGGGCCTTATTACAGT TTATGTGACGCAGCCTCTTGACACTGTCAAAACCAG AATGCAATCGCTCGAAGCTAGTAAAAATTACAAAAACAGCTTCGTTTGCGCCGCGCGAATTTTCAAAGACGAAGGTTTGCTTACGTTCTGGTCAGGAGCTGTACCACGTCTAGCAAGATTGATCATGAGTGGAGGAATAGTGTTCACAAT GTATGAGAAGACAATGGAGGCTCTCGACGCTATCGATCCTGAGAGAAAATACATATGA
- the dhh1 gene encoding DExD/H-box ATP-dependent RNA helicase DHH1, which produces MADALANQLNNTNLGEANSELRWKEQLNMPAKDARPQTEDVTATKGLEFEDFYIKRELMMGIFEAGFEKPSPIQEETIPVALTGRDILARAKNGTGKTAAFVIPTLERINPKSTKTQALILVPTRELALQTSQVCKTLGKHLGINVMVTTGGTGLMDDIIRLNDAVHILVGTPGRVLDLASKGVADLSECPTFVMDEADKLLSPEFTPVIEQLLSFHPKDRQVMLFSATFPLIVKSFKDKHMRNPYEINLMDELTLRGITQYYAFVEEKQKVHCLNTLFSKLQINQSIIFCNSTNRVELLAKKITELGYSCFYSHARMLQQHRNRVFHDFRNGVCRNLVCSDLLTRGIDIQAVNVVINFDFPKNAETYLHRIGRSGRFGHLGLAINLINWDDRFNLYKIEQELGTEIQPIPQNIDKKLYVYDSPETIPRPISNPSQQRQITNTAANTSTTDRRHHNPPNSGQYQFNRGRGSYRGRGQGQRRSAQIESNKFGHPQGQHSGKTSTAPVS; this is translated from the exons ATGGCAGACGCTCTTGCAAATCAGCTCAACAACACAAACTTAGG GGAAGCAAACTCGGAATTGAGGTGGAAAGAACAATTGAATATGCCTGCGAAAGACGCAAGACCGCAGACTGAG GATGTGACTGCCACTAAAGGCCTTGAATTTGAAGACTTTTATATCAAACGAGAGCTTATGATGGGCATATTTGAGGCTGGGTTTGAGAAACCCTCACCGATTCAAGAAGAGACAATACCAGTCGCTCTTACGGGCCGCGATATTCTGGCTCGCGCAAAGAACGGCACCGGCAAGACGGCAGCTTTCGTTATCCCCACTCTAGAACGCATCAATCCTAAGAGCACAAAGACTCAAGCGCTCATCCTTGTACCAACAAGAGAGCTTGCGCTCCAAACATCCCAAGTTTGTAAGACTCTTGGAAAGCATCTGGGAATCAACGTCATGGTCACTACCGGAGGGACGGGTTTGATGGATGATATCATCAGACTGAACGACGCTGTGCACATTCTCGTGGGGACTCCAGGAAGAGTATTGGACTTGGCCAGCAAGGGCGTTGCGGATCTTTCGGAGTGTCCTACCTTCGTCATGGATGAAGCTGACAAGTTGCTGTCCCCCGAATTTACACCCGTCATTGAGCAGCTCTTGTCATTTCACCCAAAGGACAGACAGGTGATGCTCTTCAGCGCCACCTTTCCGTTAATTGTCAAATCATTCAAG GATAAACATATGCGCAATCCTTATGAGATCAATCTGATGGATGAACTTACTCTACGAGGAATCACCCAATACTACGCTTTTGTGGAGGAAAAACAGAAGGTCCACTGCCTGAACACCCTATTCTCAAAGCTTCAAATAAACCAGTCGATCATTTTCTGCAACTCCACCAACCGAGTTGAACTTCTTGCGAAGAAAATTACAGAGTTGGGCTACTCTTGCTTCTACTCGCACGCTCGAATGCTCCAGCAACACAGAAATAGAGTTTTCCACGACTTCCGCAATGGTGTGTGTCGCAACCTCGTCTGCTCCGACTTGCTCACTCGAGGTATCGATATCCAAGCAGTTAATGTTGTCATCAATTTCGACTTTCCAAAGAATGCGGAAACATACCTTCACAGGATCGGTCGATCTGGTCGTTTCGGACACTTGGGTCTTGCCATCAATCTCATAAACTGGGATGACCGCTTCAATTTGTACAAGATTGAGCAGGAGCTGGGAACGGAAATACAGCCCATTCCCCAGAATATTGACAAGAAGCTATATGTCTATGATTCTCCAGAGACAATTCCTCGTCCTATCTCCAATCCATCACAGCAACGCCAAATAACTAATACTGCGGCAAATACGAGCACGACAGACCGCCGCCATCATAATCCTCCAAATAGTGGGCAATACCAGTTCAATCGAGGCCGGGGTTCGTACCGTGGACGGGGGCAGGGTCAGCGCCGGAGCGCACAAATCGAATCAAACAAGTTCGGTCACCCTCAGGGCCAACACAGTGGCAAGACTTCAACAGCGCCGGTGTCATAA